Proteins encoded by one window of Candidatus Stoquefichus sp. SB1:
- a CDS encoding PD-(D/E)XK nuclease family transposase — MSFLICENSTDYLDSIARLRLMDDDFMRIVFKDEDVVRQFLEIILDRKVDIIECHAQYDINNILGRAISIDVLVKDGDDYINIEVQRDTKGAHPKRARFHGSLIDANTSFPNEQWDKLPNVIIIFITETDVLGYGLPIYHSHCRIDENNQMFEEGREIIYVNASIQEDTALGRLMHDMFCTDSRDIHYEFLRKRVNYYKENEGGKQEMCEIWEEIKNKGKLEGLREGEAIGRQQGIIVSIKKLMNKNGYTLEEALDFLDIPKEERSLYIGIFSS, encoded by the coding sequence ATGAGTTTTTTGATTTGCGAAAACAGTACTGATTATCTTGATTCTATTGCCAGACTGAGACTGATGGATGATGACTTCATGAGGATTGTCTTTAAGGATGAGGATGTTGTCAGACAGTTTCTTGAAATTATCCTTGATAGGAAAGTTGATATCATTGAATGTCATGCTCAGTATGATATCAATAATATACTGGGAAGAGCAATCAGTATTGATGTGCTGGTTAAGGATGGTGATGACTATATCAACATTGAAGTGCAGAGAGATACGAAAGGAGCCCATCCCAAAAGAGCGAGGTTTCATGGAAGTCTGATAGATGCGAATACATCGTTTCCCAATGAACAATGGGATAAGCTGCCTAATGTCATCATTATCTTTATAACTGAGACAGATGTATTGGGATATGGATTGCCAATCTATCATAGTCATTGTAGAATTGATGAAAACAATCAGATGTTTGAAGAAGGAAGAGAAATTATCTATGTGAATGCAAGCATTCAGGAGGATACAGCATTAGGGAGATTAATGCATGATATGTTCTGTACTGATTCAAGAGATATACACTATGAGTTTCTAAGAAAGAGAGTAAACTATTACAAAGAAAATGAAGGAGGGAAACAAGAGATGTGTGAGATATGGGAAGAGATCAAAAATAAAGGAAAACTTGAAGGTTTACGTGAAGGCGAAGCCATTGGCAGGCAACAAGGGATAATTGTATCAATAAAAAAATTAATGAATAAAAATGGTTATACATTAGAAGAAGCATTAGATTTCTTAGATATTCCCAAAGAGGAACGTTCACTATACATAGGAATATTCAGTTCATAA
- a CDS encoding N-acetylmannosamine-6-phosphate 2-epimerase, translating into MKEFQNNLIVSCQALEDEPLHSSFIMSKMALAAQMGGAKGIRANTVADIHAIKQEVNLPIIGIIKQDYKGTDIYITPTMKEVDALVAEGVSIIAMDATKQFRLNHQSLDEFFKEVKDKYPHQLFMADCSTVDEAIHADELGFDFIGTTLVGYTPQSYGHKIEADDFKIIKDIISSVQHPVIGEGNIDTPLKVKRALELGCYSVVVGSMITRPQVITKRFVDEIKKER; encoded by the coding sequence ATGAAAGAATTTCAAAATAATCTTATTGTATCATGTCAAGCATTAGAGGATGAGCCATTGCATTCATCATTTATTATGTCCAAGATGGCACTAGCGGCTCAAATGGGTGGAGCTAAAGGAATACGTGCTAACACTGTAGCAGATATTCATGCAATTAAACAAGAAGTTAATCTCCCTATTATAGGTATCATTAAACAAGATTATAAAGGAACAGATATCTATATCACACCAACTATGAAGGAAGTCGACGCCTTGGTAGCGGAAGGAGTTAGTATTATTGCAATGGATGCAACGAAGCAGTTTCGTTTAAATCATCAAAGTCTAGATGAGTTTTTTAAAGAGGTTAAAGATAAATATCCTCATCAATTATTTATGGCTGATTGTTCTACAGTTGATGAAGCTATACATGCAGATGAACTAGGTTTTGATTTTATAGGAACTACGCTTGTGGGGTATACACCACAAAGTTATGGTCATAAAATCGAAGCTGATGATTTTAAGATTATCAAAGATATCATTTCTTCGGTTCAACACCCTGTTATTGGGGAGGGGAATATTGATACTCCTTTAAAAGTAAAAAGAGCTTTGGAATTAGGTTGTTATAGTGTGGTTGTTGGTTCAATGATTACAAGACCGCAAGTCATTACAAAAAGATTTGTAGATGAAATAAAGAAGGAGAGGTAA
- a CDS encoding SGNH/GDSL hydrolase family protein — translation MREKMLYNPCFYQLREGQLKRMLTIIKQTQNAYQNGVVFFGDSITEMYDLEKYYSDIELKYNCGIGGAISEELLWIVDEAVIKYNPKVVVLMIGINDLGNTVMLSPKQIAVNVKNIIDVIRGNCPNTHIVLLSTLPCREELRSYHQVPGIRCNDLVEMIYSQYLELITDSQTTLVNIFDNFVDERKNAIMQYYSDGLHLNDKGYKKLTELIKPIIDKLI, via the coding sequence ATGCGTGAGAAAATGTTATATAATCCTTGTTTTTATCAATTAAGAGAAGGACAATTAAAAAGAATGTTAACAATTATCAAACAAACTCAAAATGCTTATCAAAATGGTGTTGTTTTCTTTGGGGATTCAATTACTGAGATGTATGATTTAGAAAAATATTATTCTGATATAGAATTGAAATATAATTGTGGAATTGGTGGTGCGATTTCTGAAGAATTATTGTGGATAGTAGATGAAGCTGTTATCAAATATAATCCTAAAGTTGTTGTGCTTATGATTGGGATTAATGATTTAGGAAATACAGTTATGTTATCGCCTAAACAAATTGCAGTTAATGTGAAAAATATTATTGATGTTATTCGTGGAAATTGTCCTAATACACATATTGTATTATTATCTACATTACCTTGTCGAGAAGAATTGAGAAGTTATCATCAGGTCCCAGGTATTCGTTGCAATGATCTTGTTGAAATGATATATTCTCAATATTTAGAATTGATTACAGATTCTCAAACAACATTAGTCAATATATTTGATAATTTTGTAGATGAACGAAAGAATGCTATAATGCAATACTATAGTGATGGGTTACATTTGAATGATAAAGGGTATAAAAAGTTAACCGAACTTATTAAACCTATTATAGATAAATTGATTTAA
- a CDS encoding RNA polymerase sigma factor has protein sequence MIDELYQQYHKDVYCYIYSLCHNQTLSEDLTSETFYQVMLSLPSFKGKSHIKTWIFSIARHTTYKELKKRKIEVSTDILPDIPFIQDYSYHFEDIMELIKDQPEKYQQVFRLRIEGYAFEEIAEILELNANSVRVIYHRMKKHLKDILERGDYFE, from the coding sequence ATGATAGATGAATTATATCAACAATATCATAAAGATGTTTATTGTTACATATATAGTCTTTGCCATAATCAGACATTAAGTGAAGATTTAACATCAGAAACATTCTATCAAGTGATGTTATCATTACCTTCTTTTAAAGGAAAATCACATATCAAAACTTGGATTTTCTCTATTGCAAGACATACAACATATAAAGAATTAAAGAAAAGAAAAATAGAAGTTTCAACAGATATTCTTCCTGATATTCCTTTTATTCAAGATTATTCTTATCACTTTGAAGATATTATGGAACTTATAAAAGATCAGCCAGAGAAATATCAACAAGTTTTTCGGTTAAGAATAGAAGGATATGCATTTGAAGAAATTGCAGAAATATTAGAACTCAATGCGAATTCAGTAAGAGTGATTTATCATCGAATGAAAAAACATTTAAAGGACATATTGGAAAGAGGTGATTATTTTGAGTAA
- a CDS encoding PTS sugar transporter subunit IIC: MMDKISNLLLPIAEKLSKNRYLAAIRDGFISIMPLVITASLFTLINSVFVGEGHYLDKWFGLPCSGFAQLGSVIGSASMSVMAILLTFTTAKALAKNYKMDTSIAGTMSVVCFLCLTPFVADATIGEYVTTYYLGAAGMFTAFLSALLSVEVLRFLMGFKTLIIKMPESVPTGIARSFNSIIPVALTVIIFAIVRIATDAMGAPLNDLIFTWIQTPFTAIVSSPIGLIIIYVLYMLLWGFGIHSAYIFNPILEPIYLASLSLNINAINANEAATQMITKPFLDSVAFMGGAGNMLALVIAIFLVSKRDDYKVIGKLGLVPALFNISEPLMFGLPVVMNPILIIPMIGATLAGLGIGALATQIGIMAHTYVLIPWTTPPVISAFLATGGDIMSGVVGLVILIVSVFIYIPFVKVMNKESVEKIEE; encoded by the coding sequence ATGATGGATAAAATTTCAAATTTATTATTGCCAATTGCTGAAAAATTATCAAAAAATAGATATTTAGCAGCAATTAGAGATGGCTTCATTTCAATTATGCCATTAGTGATTACAGCATCGTTGTTTACACTTATTAATAGTGTATTTGTAGGAGAAGGGCATTATTTAGATAAATGGTTTGGGTTGCCATGTAGTGGCTTTGCTCAATTAGGAAGTGTCATTGGTTCAGCATCAATGTCAGTTATGGCTATATTATTGACATTTACAACTGCCAAAGCACTGGCAAAAAACTATAAAATGGATACATCTATTGCCGGAACAATGTCAGTTGTTTGTTTCTTATGTCTAACACCATTTGTTGCTGATGCAACAATAGGTGAATATGTGACAACTTATTATTTAGGAGCAGCAGGAATGTTTACAGCATTCTTATCAGCTTTATTATCAGTTGAAGTTCTTCGTTTCTTGATGGGATTTAAAACTTTGATTATCAAAATGCCCGAAAGTGTTCCAACAGGTATTGCCAGATCATTTAATTCAATTATTCCAGTTGCCTTGACAGTTATTATTTTTGCGATTGTAAGAATAGCGACTGATGCAATGGGAGCACCATTGAACGATTTGATTTTTACTTGGATACAAACACCATTTACAGCTATTGTTTCATCACCGATAGGATTGATTATTATCTATGTATTATATATGCTGTTATGGGGCTTTGGAATTCATTCAGCGTATATCTTCAATCCAATCTTAGAACCTATCTATTTAGCAAGCTTATCACTCAATATAAATGCAATTAATGCAAATGAAGCTGCTACACAGATGATTACAAAACCATTCTTAGATTCAGTTGCGTTTATGGGTGGAGCAGGTAATATGTTAGCACTTGTGATCGCGATATTCCTTGTTTCTAAAAGAGATGATTATAAAGTGATAGGAAAACTTGGACTTGTTCCAGCATTATTTAATATTTCTGAACCTTTAATGTTTGGATTACCTGTTGTTATGAATCCAATTCTTATTATTCCTATGATTGGAGCAACATTGGCAGGTCTTGGTATTGGTGCACTAGCGACTCAAATTGGTATTATGGCGCATACTTATGTTCTTATTCCATGGACAACCCCACCAGTTATTAGTGCCTTTCTAGCAACTGGCGGAGATATTATGTCAGGAGTTGTAGGGTTGGTTATTTTAATTGTTTCTGTGTTTATATACATCCCATTTGTCAAAGTTATGAATAAAGAAAGTGTTGAAAAGATTGAAGAATAA
- a CDS encoding zf-HC2 domain-containing protein: MSKECGIVQDLIPLVNDGVASQESQIFVKKHCESCEECRTLLENPPHYDSQNLDKKWRKKLRITWIGFLILMILIATSFSATQYQFQNFILIPLIGGIGYWLLRKKVYVLYILVFISQMGIALFQQESFNGMMMYVVIYWFFMTIGIIIGGCYCYAFSRRNYNED, translated from the coding sequence TTGAGTAAAGAATGTGGTATAGTGCAAGACTTAATTCCATTAGTGAATGATGGTGTAGCAAGTCAAGAGAGCCAAATATTTGTCAAAAAACATTGTGAAAGTTGTGAGGAATGTCGGACTTTATTAGAAAATCCACCTCATTATGATTCACAGAATTTAGATAAGAAATGGCGTAAGAAACTAAGAATAACATGGATTGGTTTTTTAATATTGATGATTTTAATTGCAACCTCATTTAGTGCGACACAGTATCAGTTTCAAAATTTTATATTGATACCGCTTATTGGTGGCATTGGTTATTGGCTATTGCGAAAAAAAGTCTATGTTTTATATATTCTTGTTTTTATATCTCAAATGGGAATTGCTTTGTTTCAGCAAGAATCTTTTAATGGAATGATGATGTATGTTGTCATTTACTGGTTTTTTATGACTATTGGAATAATTATAGGAGGATGCTACTGTTATGCATTTTCAAGGAGGAATTATAATGAAGATTAA
- a CDS encoding YfjL-like protein has product MKIKRWIAFGIGTLLIIMLLWIYGSFNGLITSKLWVKHCANGYIQEHYKEYDFQLNEVNYNFKDGLYNAKIVSPTSEDSTFSLAYDWTGKLIWNSYEENVIEKWNTMQRIDMQYRKYTDQVIVSKDFPFSDSEICFGSIQWKDEIETMRDGTLLYEPFGLDKTQIKLDQQFDSNELGREAGYLVIYVQDDEVSIKKAASLLLELKTYMDQRKVLFHAVDFHLQKTSSGHQESSERIDLIKFMYKDIKAEEIDKKIEKCLTITKQYYEEKDHEKAEEMY; this is encoded by the coding sequence ATGAAGATTAAACGATGGATAGCTTTTGGTATTGGGACACTACTCATAATCATGTTATTGTGGATATATGGCAGTTTTAATGGTCTGATAACTTCTAAACTTTGGGTTAAACATTGTGCAAATGGGTATATTCAAGAACATTATAAAGAATATGATTTTCAACTCAATGAAGTGAATTATAATTTTAAAGATGGTCTTTATAATGCAAAAATAGTATCACCAACAAGTGAGGATTCAACTTTTTCACTTGCTTATGATTGGACGGGCAAACTCATTTGGAATTCTTATGAAGAGAATGTTATTGAAAAATGGAATACTATGCAACGAATAGATATGCAATATCGAAAATATACTGATCAGGTAATTGTTTCAAAAGATTTCCCATTTTCTGATTCAGAAATATGTTTTGGGAGCATTCAATGGAAAGATGAAATAGAAACAATGAGAGATGGGACGCTTCTTTATGAGCCATTTGGATTAGATAAAACTCAAATTAAATTAGATCAGCAGTTTGATTCTAATGAATTAGGACGAGAAGCAGGATATCTTGTTATTTATGTTCAAGATGATGAAGTCAGTATTAAAAAAGCGGCAAGTCTATTACTGGAATTAAAAACATATATGGATCAAAGAAAAGTTTTATTTCACGCTGTTGATTTTCATTTGCAAAAGACATCATCAGGGCATCAGGAATCTTCTGAAAGAATTGATCTTATTAAATTTATGTATAAAGATATAAAAGCAGAGGAGATTGATAAAAAAATAGAGAAATGCCTAACAATAACAAAGCAATATTATGAAGAAAAAGATCATGAAAAAGCAGAGGAGATGTATTAA
- a CDS encoding MurR/RpiR family transcriptional regulator produces MLSYNKSVLPIIESAYEELTHVEKNIADYFIDCIHDEDLSSKAVSQRLFVSEASLSRFAKKLGFSGYRQFLFAYQDSHPSDKHLDILTKQVLNSYQKVLEKTYSLVNNEQMIRISKMLDEYERVYIYGIGSSAVVAREFKLRFMRLGLDVDYLAEAHSIRMNITRVHEKSLVIGISVSGKTEEVVEGLKNAKEKGAKTIMLSAAKVYEYRSYYDELVLIGGLKNLAISDKISPQMPALIMIDILYTHYLHYNKANKDEKLKMTLEHIHYELEE; encoded by the coding sequence ATGTTATCATATAATAAAAGTGTCTTACCCATTATAGAATCAGCCTATGAAGAATTGACACATGTAGAAAAAAATATTGCTGATTATTTTATAGATTGTATACATGATGAAGATTTATCCTCAAAGGCTGTATCGCAAAGATTATTTGTTTCAGAAGCTTCTTTATCACGATTTGCTAAAAAATTAGGATTTAGTGGATATAGACAATTTTTATTTGCTTATCAGGATTCACATCCATCAGATAAACATCTAGATATTTTAACAAAGCAAGTTTTAAATTCTTATCAAAAAGTTTTAGAAAAAACATATTCCCTTGTTAATAATGAACAAATGATTAGAATTTCTAAAATGCTTGATGAGTATGAGCGTGTATATATTTATGGAATTGGATCATCCGCTGTCGTTGCAAGAGAATTTAAACTGAGGTTCATGAGATTAGGATTAGATGTTGATTATTTAGCTGAGGCTCATTCTATTAGAATGAATATTACACGTGTTCATGAAAAATCTTTAGTAATTGGAATCAGTGTCAGTGGGAAAACCGAAGAAGTTGTTGAAGGATTAAAAAATGCAAAAGAGAAAGGTGCTAAAACAATTATGTTATCGGCAGCGAAGGTTTATGAATATCGCTCTTATTACGATGAACTGGTACTCATTGGTGGATTAAAAAATTTAGCTATTTCAGATAAAATATCACCACAAATGCCAGCATTAATTATGATTGATATTCTCTATACACATTACTTACATTACAATAAAGCAAATAAAGATGAAAAATTAAAAATGACATTAGAACATATTCATTATGAATTAGAAGAATAA
- a CDS encoding HAD-IIB family hydrolase produces MKNKVVVFDLDGTLLDSQNQIIGGIETLNCLDTLQRAGCTLAICTGRLDHDIIMIDQKYHLNIEERISQNGAVINTRNHCEATLLDKQEALHIYDHIKNLEIRIELNTISNRYWKTKRDPLFPKELYDSHILYSDFKNIILYQPAILFLIVGEKEILSDIAEYINSHYKMTKAVMTSETSLEIMHISASKGHAVECLYADQYVYAIGDSPNDFDMFLIADKGYLVSDKECSYSCIRKANILESLKEIISQIE; encoded by the coding sequence TTGAAGAATAAAGTTGTTGTTTTTGATCTAGATGGGACACTGTTAGATAGTCAAAATCAAATTATTGGAGGTATTGAGACATTAAATTGTCTTGATACACTTCAGCGAGCGGGATGTACACTTGCTATCTGTACAGGCAGATTAGATCATGACATTATTATGATTGATCAGAAATATCATTTAAATATTGAGGAAAGAATATCGCAAAATGGTGCAGTCATCAATACAAGGAATCATTGTGAAGCGACTCTTTTGGATAAGCAAGAAGCACTTCATATATATGATCATATTAAAAATTTAGAGATCCGCATTGAGTTAAATACGATCTCTAATCGTTACTGGAAAACCAAAAGAGATCCACTCTTTCCAAAGGAACTCTATGATTCACATATTCTTTATAGTGATTTTAAGAATATTATTTTATACCAGCCAGCTATTTTGTTTTTAATAGTTGGTGAAAAGGAAATCTTAAGTGATATTGCTGAATATATCAATTCTCATTATAAAATGACAAAAGCTGTTATGACATCTGAAACATCACTTGAAATTATGCATATTTCTGCTTCTAAAGGACATGCAGTTGAATGTCTTTATGCAGATCAATATGTATATGCTATTGGAGATTCTCCAAATGATTTTGATATGTTTTTAATTGCTGATAAAGGATATCTTGTATCAGATAAAGAATGTTCATATTCATGTATACGAAAAGCAAATATCTTAGAATCATTAAAAGAAATTATATCTCAAATAGAATAA
- a CDS encoding DUF4127 family protein codes for MKTLLIPLDERPCNYNFPQMIVSSKAEIELCIPSQTLLGDKKKPANTNMISRFLKEHASGCDNVIISIDMLIYGGLIPSRLHHCTKEDAMQRLKVIQDIKKTYPNIKIYAFHCIMRAPSYNSSEEEPDYYEKYGYDLFRRAYLTNYKERHGLTDEQQTELNQICIPLDIIEDYEKRRDFNTMMNLEVIEYLAKGYIDFLVIPQDDSSPYGYTAISQKRVVEEVKAKHLEQKVMIYPGADEVAMSLLARAYHEYINIEPKVYPFYASVLGPTLIPKYEDRPMLESLKSHIRVCKAKIVQNVQDADIILAINAPGKVMQEAFIDKSEQDISYTSYRQLLDFAYQIQDYVHLGYQVALCDSAFSNGGDYELIQYLDDLDVLEKLISYAGWNTNCNSLGTCLSQAFLSQKQNYFHLCYRLIEDVFYQSLVRKEVIDKDLIELGLSYYDFKNKQNDVEDIIKEKLQTYYNSLKISQKYPTTIVKINMPWHRMFEIGMEIVVNKNA; via the coding sequence ATGAAAACATTACTAATACCTTTAGATGAAAGACCATGCAATTATAATTTCCCACAAATGATAGTTTCTTCAAAAGCGGAAATAGAATTATGTATTCCTTCTCAAACTCTTTTAGGTGATAAAAAGAAACCAGCCAATACAAATATGATTTCTCGCTTTTTAAAAGAACATGCTAGTGGATGTGATAATGTAATTATTTCAATCGATATGCTTATTTATGGAGGATTGATCCCATCACGTTTACATCATTGTACAAAAGAAGATGCTATGCAAAGATTAAAGGTGATTCAAGATATAAAGAAAACATATCCAAATATCAAAATATATGCTTTTCATTGTATTATGAGAGCACCTAGTTATAACTCTAGTGAAGAAGAACCTGACTATTATGAAAAATATGGTTATGACTTGTTTAGAAGAGCATATCTCACCAATTATAAAGAAAGACATGGCTTAACAGATGAGCAACAAACAGAGTTAAATCAGATTTGTATTCCTCTAGATATTATAGAAGATTATGAAAAACGTAGAGATTTTAATACAATGATGAATTTAGAAGTTATTGAATACTTAGCAAAAGGGTATATAGATTTCTTAGTCATTCCTCAAGATGATTCATCACCATATGGATATACGGCTATTTCTCAAAAACGTGTTGTTGAGGAAGTGAAAGCAAAACATCTAGAACAAAAAGTTATGATTTATCCAGGGGCTGATGAAGTCGCTATGTCACTTTTAGCACGTGCTTATCATGAATATATCAATATTGAACCAAAAGTGTATCCATTTTATGCATCAGTTTTAGGTCCTACTTTAATTCCAAAATATGAAGATCGACCAATGTTAGAGAGTCTTAAATCACATATTCGTGTGTGTAAAGCAAAAATTGTTCAGAATGTCCAAGATGCAGATATTATACTTGCTATTAACGCGCCAGGAAAAGTGATGCAGGAAGCCTTTATTGATAAAAGTGAGCAAGATATAAGTTATACGAGCTATCGCCAATTGCTAGATTTTGCATATCAGATTCAAGATTATGTTCATTTGGGTTATCAAGTTGCTTTATGTGATAGTGCCTTTAGCAATGGTGGAGACTATGAGTTGATTCAATATCTAGATGATCTTGATGTTTTAGAAAAACTGATCAGCTATGCTGGGTGGAATACAAATTGTAATTCTCTAGGCACTTGTTTATCACAAGCGTTTCTTAGTCAAAAACAAAATTATTTTCATTTGTGTTATCGTCTTATTGAAGATGTATTCTATCAGTCTCTTGTTAGAAAAGAAGTTATAGATAAAGATTTGATAGAATTAGGATTATCTTATTATGATTTTAAAAATAAACAAAATGATGTAGAGGATATTATTAAAGAAAAACTTCAAACTTATTATAACTCCCTTAAAATAAGTCAAAAATATCCAACAACAATTGTAAAAATCAATATGCCTTGGCATAGAATGTTTGAAATAGGTATGGAAATAGTGGTGAATAAGAATGCGTGA